GGGACGCCTGACGATTTCGTCTTCAGCGTGAAAGGCGCGCGGTATCTGACGCACTTATTGCGTTTCCGCGACGAGAGCGCACACGTTGCAAGCGCCAACTTTTTCGCACAGGGACTCCTCGCGCTCAACGAAAAACTGGGCCCCATTCTGTGGCAATTCCCGCCCTCCTTCTCGTTCGAGCCTGCGGGCATGGAGCGTTTTTTACGCTTGCTGCCTCGCGACACCGCCGCCGCAGGTTCGTTGGCCAGGCAGCACGATGAGCGGGTCAAGACACCGCACGTCTCGATTGAACCGAAGCAGACACTGCGCCACGCCGTGGAAGTGCGCCACGCCAGTTTTCTCGACGCGGCCTTCGTCGGGATGCTCAGACACTACGATGTCGCGCTGGTGGTCTCCGACTCCACCGAAGCGTGGCCGCTGGCGGAAGACCTCACCGCCGACTTCGTCTATATCCGGCTACATGGCACCGAATCGCGATACTCCGGCGCCTACGGGGACGAAGCGTTGAACCGCTGGGCCGCCCGGATCGACGCATGGCGCCGCGGCTCACAGCCGGACGATGCGCGGCTGATCGCGCCGCATCTTCACCCTCGCACGCTTGCGAGGCGGGACGTGTACTGCTATTTCGACAACGACGCGAAAACACATGCGCCCTTCGACGCGCAGCGGTTGATGAAACGGCTCGGCGTGTAGCCGGCGCAAACGGTGATCCACGACCCGTAATCCTGGCTTTGACTACGGCGAACGCGACGGGTGCATTGTCTTCGTATTTTCAGATCGACGGGCTAGTCCGCGGCATGTCGGACCCGGCACGTTAGTTGCCTCTGAACCAATTCCCGAAATGCTATTCGCGGCTGCGGCTTGCGAGCCGACTGCGACCCGCTTTGCGTCAATCCCCAGCACGGAACACAAT
This genomic stretch from Paraburkholderia dioscoreae harbors:
- a CDS encoding DUF72 domain-containing protein, whose amino-acid sequence is MKQPGNARIGISGWRYKGWRDSFYPHGLKQAAELQYASTLFQTIEINGTHYSLQSLDSWRRWYAGTPDDFVFSVKGARYLTHLLRFRDESAHVASANFFAQGLLALNEKLGPILWQFPPSFSFEPAGMERFLRLLPRDTAAAGSLARQHDERVKTPHVSIEPKQTLRHAVEVRHASFLDAAFVGMLRHYDVALVVSDSTEAWPLAEDLTADFVYIRLHGTESRYSGAYGDEALNRWAARIDAWRRGSQPDDARLIAPHLHPRTLARRDVYCYFDNDAKTHAPFDAQRLMKRLGV